A single region of the Amphiprion ocellaris isolate individual 3 ecotype Okinawa chromosome 4, ASM2253959v1, whole genome shotgun sequence genome encodes:
- the lcorl gene encoding uncharacterized protein lcorl isoform X2 translates to MATVQCTKCTAERKGFRRELDSWRHKLIHCVGFETILEGIYGPLLLRDLNLFDDCEPEAVDDWSPESSRSQCSFCNLPLDKLSDQVPAATSPLSSPSDYSESSQSAHRFLQAVFHKKDVPSGCDSNIPLIAQELMKKMIHQFAMEYASKCLLPTNTNGVTRTSSPLSETSDAPLDLTVSRTQEQKESQPDPDGVLDLSNRNSACSATSSNHKASGSLLPSITEDLGDLGQRGAKFHHSSALDAVLSSLCPPHRSLLSQILKLAHQEKLLSFLNHRPVGQTESHCCHCGVNPQDNSTPHSVTLNECKAHNRSLYYPLTDCEHQSQGSTGYHLGDSKSNCSIHHFSLKDCNSEGQRGSRYDCVQRCRMETYTVLSSKRLHCISCQSLADGHTNKIVCSFASLSPLSQSPPLCTPSTNFCPPSSNSSNQHNHHSCPCYLNQVCLTQVRNTVERGAADGDPPCPVLKREQSPSPPPLSPIPSDMGKKTDEKPPSLLHHRQEEEDDLMVKDSLVSANHQEANVDTATEDELQCMTPGSSQAEQNPSGALLQDVMNRFSEKLETIRPLDRDPTLVSTAICVSEEQQTQSPSTSQNLEIHADAHLTEIITTVLHTGSASDYNLSELFSRHDNGEAKSPNTRSRRRQEVLAAIATPADDASTRRHTLQIKRELAMLDQSCSRGKVRLGKKAKLKDENVSVTTCISPDPNLVKEVSKRESEAGVAHVDSCRERKGPLNMPSAESDRHEVKEEIQTVIVTEEIQIIKTEGKEREISSEEKDLTFSGIQVQTPELKCKYSKQGSKDDSVQTQVITVTATSAKQCGQPCREDGKGGSAESDGNHKETPLDQSCDTGNRPVNGKDCSRERQKCQSNHSKGARKSGRSIVPPQRFSSYVTEPRKMFFVACFSESIFNQGAQKDKVLTSSTLHALSKDPDESTNEACLSSNEHTGKPAFESTQKEQHGPSCTKDQCQVSPQSVAAKEKNPKKRSLDNRTDISDLAATPYGRLRSSPRRLQLSKMQKSPSDEDVTIKPTTRVESPTNFQVQYISPIKLMFVSPVKDKDGVKYSLKSASNGSGTQAEESFDPCEESSWSGTPQKHKSKNNESVTSQAKSSFSPLKSATSRTRSACSPTKSASLPSKSASSTPKSASSPPKSACSTPKSASSTPKPASSPTKSSSSPAKSASSTPKSASSPAKSTCSPAKSTSSPTKSACSPRSTSSSPKNGSRKSGDGTPTKRVAGTESQGSPGNLSSFHETTPPKRRPGRPKKLGPQQEQKEKRPIGRPRKQKAVDAAIGEKTVNGKCLLASDVEENVNKNLKITVKYGRSRRNKRIVSEGFEQLQTEFNDAWQAAGCKSDLGILLHNSKSSLGSIKPASEELDFVSPVKELAPQSGSNIKCQKQSESVPSRKPGRPAKVKISGISVTVTTVSPRQRKIQINKDSRQSPGTIIHKKVILPEFKSAKEPWTISHQLTSKRSQTVEGSETTDENKDGLPDQPVAVRHSLRVRKPSIHFLHAVATSRSYSRSNALVRRSKQLLLNKASNERRLEEQQTSVETSGEKRQRCGQERKGGSQDLSKVAGVSVDSIFTPKETLRWWEASTEEKTMNQELARRIRVISDTWVSDTVENQEKEIAFNSQLGTKGNSSFTRKSKHSSVVRTLFDCPANKPRSYSMQQICSWFMQTTETQSLAIVKKASSRPYEPRHFPRSASTKSICYSPQAERLRKHIKKFAKTVPKSPLQHRQAQRRLRNRNKEAHNIRRQLFKPSFPTGKFSQGVQCWRNRTYFKYQVALFRARKRLLTRKERERWRKRQRNRKNINVARSCSNGHVVTGLQPKRKALRRSTRDLFSGCWWSWKWMENRSVIRSAYQTQEPVDVRKERNLCSKAWSPESLKECRVLLRKINSPDNESAEEESDSCTVTLDDGSPSACLFAGRERELVGVVKAVKTERRRSVSRRTASRELAGSAPRSVQEQGEMPVGRMKRKNRSPGVVSTEPSQPPPAKMLRQSRMRGLTGLKWRDYVFEN, encoded by the exons ATGGCGACCGTGCAGTGCACTAAATGCACGGCAGAAAGAAAAGGGTTTCGGCGGGAACTTGATTCTTGGCGACACAAACTGATACACTGCGTTG GATTTGAAACTATTCTGGAGGGAATCTATGGCCCATTGCTGCTGAGAGACCTCAATTTATTTGATG ACTGTGAACCCGAAGCGGTGGACGACTGGTCCCCGGAGTCAAGCCGCTCTCAGTGTTCGTTCTGCAACCTTCCCCTGGACAAACTCAGT gaTCAAGTACCTGCAGCCACGTCGCCCCTGTCCTCCCCCTCTGATTACTCTGAGAGCAGCCAGTCAGCACATAGGTTCCTCCAAGCTGTGTTTCACAAGAAAG ATGTGCCCTCGGGCTGTGATTCCAACATACCTCTGATTGCCCAGGAgctgatgaagaagatgataCATCAGTTTGCTATGGAGTACGCGTCCAAGTGCCTACTCCCCACCAATACAAATGGTGTTACAAGGACCTCCTCACCCTTGTCAGAAACATCAGATGCCCCTCTTGACCTCACCGTGAGCCGAACACAGGAGCAGAAAGAGAGTCAACCTGACCCAG ACGGCGTGCTAGACCTCTCCAACCGGAATTCTGCCTGCTCAGCAACTTCATCCAATCACAAAGCGTCAGG CTCCCTGCTGCCGTCAATCACAGAGGACCTGGGAGATCTGGGACAGCGAGGGGCTAAGTTTCATCACAGTTCTGCGTTGGATGCTGTTCTAAGTTCTCTCTGTCCACCACACCGATCCTTACTCTCCCAGATCCTGAAGCTGGCACACCAGGAAAAGTTACTGTCGTTCCTTAATCACAGACCTGTAGGCCAGACTGAATCTCACTGCTGTCACTGTGGTGTAAACCCACAGGACAACAGTACCCCTCATTcagtcacattaaatgaatgtaaagCCCACAACCGCAGCCTCTACTACCCTTTAACTGATTGTGAGCATCAAAGTCAAGGCAGCACAGGGTACCATCTAGGAGACTCCAAGTCCAACTGTAGCATCCATCACTTCTCTTTGAAAGACTGTAACAGTGAAGGTCAGCGAGGATCAAGGTATGACTGTGTGCAGAGGTGCAGGATGGAAACTTACACTGTTTTATCCTCCAAGAGGTTGCATTGCATTTCCTGCCAAAGCCTGGCTGATGGTCATACCAACAAAATAGTGTGTTCATTTGCATCCTTGTCCCCGTTATCCCAGTCCCCTCCACTGTGCACTCCCTCCACGAATTTCTGCCCTCCGTCATCGAACTCTTCTAACCAACACAACCACCACTCTTGTCCCTGTTATCTAAACCAGGTCTGTCTGACACAAGTCAGGAATACAGTAGAAAGAGGGGCGGCAGATGGGGATCCTCCTTGTCCTGTCTTGAAAAGAGAGCAGagcccctctcctccccctctttcCCCCATCCCCTCAGACATGGGTaagaaaactgatgaaaaaccaccctctcttcttcatcatagacaagaagaggaagatgacCTGATGGTTAAAGACAGTCTTGTGAGTGCTAACCACCAGGAAGCCAATGTGGATACAGCTACAGAAGACGAGCTACAGTGTATGACACCAGGAAGTAGTCAGGCTGAACAGAACCCAAGTGGCGCTTTACTGCAAGACGTTATGAATCGCTTCAGTGAGAAACTGGAAACAATCAGACCGCTCGACAGGGACCCAACTCTGGTTTCCACGGCCATCTGTGTTTCTGAGGAGCAGCAGACGCAGTCACCCTCAACCAGTCAGAATCTGGAAATTCATGCTGATGCCCACCTGACTGAAATCATCACCACAGTGCTTCACACAGGCAGTGCCAGTGACTACAATCTCAGCGAGCTCTTCAGTCGCCATGATAATGGAGAGGCCAAGTCCCCCAATACCCGCTCCCGTCGTCGCCAGGAAGTCCTTGCTGCTATAGCAACACCTGCTGATGATGCTTCAACCAGACGGCATACCTTACAAATCAAACGGGAGCTTGCTATGCTTGATCAGTCCTGCAGTAGGGGAAAGGTGCGACTAGGAAAGAAGGCAAAACTGaaagatgaaaatgtttctgtaaCTACATGCATTTCACCAGACCCAAACCTAGTGAAAGAGGTGTCTAAAAGAGAATCTGAAGCAGGTGTAGCACATGTAGACAGTTGTCGAGAAAGGAAGGGACCACTGAACATGCCGTCTGCAGAAAGTGACAGGCATGAAGTAAAGGAAGAAATTCAAACAGTTATAGTAACAGAAGAAATTCAGATCATTAAAACAGAGGGGAAAGAAAGGGAAATATCAAGTGAAGAAAAAGATCTTACTTTCTCAGGTATTCAAGTACAAACCCCTGAGCTAAAGTGCAAGTATAGCAAACAAGGCTCAAAGGATGACAGTGTTCAAACACAGGTGATTACAGTGACTGCAACCTCAGCTAAACAGTGTGGTCAGCCCTGTAGAGAAGACGGTAAGGGTGGCAGCGCTGAAAGTGATGGTAACCACAAAGAAACTCCATTAGATCAAAGCTGTGACACTGGCAACAGACCAGTTAATGGTAAAGACTGCagtagagaaagacagaaatgtcaATCAAACCACTCCAAGGGGGCCAGAAAGTCTGGAAGAAGTATTGTCCCTCCACAGCGATTCTCCTCCTATGTCACAGAGCCCAGAAAGATGTtctttgttgcatgtttctcTGAAAGCATCTTTAACCAAGGAGCACAAAAGGACAAGGTTTTGACATCTAGCACCTTGCATGCCTTATCCAAAGATCCAGATGAATCAACAAATGAAGCCTGTCTGTCCTCTAATGAGCACACAGGGAAGCCTGCCTTTGAATCAACACAGAAAGAACAACATGGGCCATCTTGCACAAAAGATCAATGCCAGGTCTCTCCCCAAAGTGTGGCTGCCAAAGAGAAGAATCCTAAAAAACGCAGCTTGGACAATAGGACAGATATCAGCGACTTGGCTGCCACACCTTATGGAAGGCTACGATCATCTCCGAGAAGACTACAGCTCTCAAAGATGCAGAAAAGCCCATCAGATGAGGATGTCACCATCAAACCCACTACCCGTGTAGAGAGTCCTACCAACTTCCAAGTCCAGTACATTAGTCCAATTAAGCTCATGTTTGTATCACCAGTTAAGGATAAAGATGGAGTGAAATATAGTCTCAAGTCAGCAAGCAATGGTTCTGGTACACAGGCAGAAGAGTCTTTTGACCCCTGTGAAGAGTCTTCTTGGTCAGGGACACCTCAGAAGCACAAAAGCAAGAACAATGAGTCTGTGACATCACAAGCAAAATCTAGTTTTTCACCACTGAAATCTGCTACCTCACGCACAAGATCTGCTTGTTCACCAACAAAGTCTGCTTCTTTACCATCCAAGTCTGCGTCTTCAACACCCAAGTCTGCTTCTTCACCACCCAAGTCTGCGTGTTCAACACCCAAGTCTGCGTCTTCGACACCCAAGCCTGCTTCTTCACCAACTAAGTCTAGTTCTTCACCAGCGAAGTCTGCCTCTTCAACGCCCAAGTCAGCTTCTTCACCAGCAAAGTCTACTTGTTCACCTGCCAAGTCAACTTCTTCACCAACTAAGTCTGCCTGTTCGCCCAGGTCAACTTCCTCATCACCTAAAAATGGTTCCAGAAAATCAGGTGACGGCACTCCAACTAAACGTGTAGCTGGAACCGAAAGCCAGGGATCACCAGGTAACTTGTCATCTTTCCATGAAACCACTCCTCCAAAAAGGCGTCCAGGCCGGCCAAAGAAGCTGGGACCACAGCaagaacagaaagagaagaggcCCATTGGTCGACCACGTAAGCAGAAGGCTGTGGATGCAGCAATTGGGGAAAAAACGGTAAATGGAAAATGTCTTTTAGCATCTGATGTTGAGGAGAATGTAAACAAGAACCtcaaaataacagtaaagtATGGTCGTTCAAGGAGAAACAAGCGAATCGTGTCTGAAGGCTTTGAACAGTTGCAAACAGAATTCAATGATGCTTGGCAAGCCGCGGGTTGTAAAAGTGACTTGGGCATTTTATTGCACAACTCTAAGAGCAGCTTAGGTAGTATCAAACCAGCCTCAGAGGAGTTGGATTTTGTCAGCCCTGTGAAAGAGCTTGCCCCCCAATCTGGCAGTAACATCAAATGTCAGAAGCAAAGTGAATCTGTCCCCTCGAGGAAACCAGGCAGACCAGCAAAAGTTAAAATCTCTGGAATTTCAGTCACAGTGACTACAGTCTCACCTCGACAGCgcaaaattcaaataaataaagattctCGGCAGTCACCTGGCACAATAATTCATAAGAAAGTAATTCTACCAGAATTCAAATCTGCCAAAGAGCCCTGGACAATCAGTCACCAGTTAACGAGCAAAAGGAGTCAAACAGTGGAAGGGAGCGAGACAACAGATGAAAATAAAGACGGACTGCCAGATCAGCCTGTGGCAGTGCGACACTCACTGAGAGTGAGAAAACCCTCCATCCACTTTCTGCATGCTGTTGCCACCTCCAGATCGTACAGTCGCAGTAACGCTCTGGTGCGGCGCTCGAAACAACTCCTGCTAAACAAGGCCAGCAATGAAAGGCGACTGGAGGAGCAACAGACTAGTGTGGAAACTTCAGGGGAAAAACGACAGCGTTGTGGACAAGAGAGGAAGGGTGGCTCTCAGGACCTGAGCAAAGTGGCAGGAGTATCTGTAGATTCAATCTTTACACCTAAAGAGACACTACGGTGGTGGGAAGCATCAACTGAGGAGAAGACAATGAACCAGGAGCTTGCCAGGCGAATACGAGTCATCTCTGACACCTGGGTCTCAGACACTGTAGAGAACCAAGAAAAAGAAATTGCCTTTAACTCCCAACTAGGTACTAAAGGCAACAGTTCATTTACCAGGAAGTCAAAACATTCCTCTGTGGTTCGAACGCTGTTTGACTGTCCAGCTAACAAGCCAAGGTCCTATAGCATGCAGCAGATCTGCTCCTGGTTTATGCAGACCACAGAGACGCAATCTCTGGCTATTGTCAAGAAGGCAAGCTCCCGTCCTTATGAACCTCGGCACTTTCCTCGTTCTGCCAGTACAAAAAGTATTTGCTACAGTCCTCAGGCAGAGCGACTCCGTAAACACATCAAGAAGTTTGCCAAAACTGTGCCAAAAAGTCCTTTGCAACATCGGCAGGCTCAGAGACGGCTGAGGAATAGGAATAAGGAAGCACATAATATCAGACGACAACTTTTCAAACCCAGCTTTCCAACAGGCAAGTTCAGTCAAGGAGTCCAGTGCTGGAGAAAcagaacatattttaaataccaAGTCGCTCTGTTTAGAGCAAGGAAAAGGCTTCTAACGCGGAAAGAAAGGGAGAGGTGGCGAAAGAGGCAAAGGAatagaaaaaacataaatgtagCAAGAAGTTGCTCAAATGGACATGTAGTAACTGGACTGCAACCAAAACGGAAAGCATTACGCAGATCAACAAGAGATCTATTTTCTGGGTGTTGGTGGAGCTGGAAGTGGATGGAGAACAGATCTGTGATCAGGTCTGCTTACCAGACTCAGGAGCCTGTGGATGTACGCAAAGAGCGGAACCTCTGCTCGAAAGCCTGGAGCCCTGAGTCCCTGAAGGAATGCCGGGTGTTGTTGAGGAAGATCAACTCTCCAGACAACGAATCAGCTGAGGAGGAGTCGGACTCCTGTACTGTGACACTGGATGACGGG